A window of Myxococcus fulvus genomic DNA:
TCCTTGGCGTAGTCCGCCGCGGACGTCAGCGTCATCATGTTCAGCGCGGCCTTGGCCATGTTGGTGTGCGGGTGGCGGTCCGTCTTCGTCCCGCGCGAGAAGCTGCCCTCCATGGCGGACACGTTGACGATGTGGCCCGGCGTGGTGCGGTTTCGCGTCATCAGCGGCTTGAGCTTGCCGCAGAGGATGAAGGGCGCCACCGCGTTGACCAGGTGCACCTCCAGCATCTCCGAGGTGGACACGTCCGCGAGCTTCAGCCGCCACGAGTTCATGTCGCGCAGGTCCACCTGCTGCTCGTCCGCGTCCAGCCGTCCCTGGGGGAACAGGGCGCTGGTATCACCCTCGTTCTCCAGCGCGTACGGCACCAGCGACAGCGCGGCCGCCGAGTGGATGCCCAGCCCCGGGTCGTGGCTGCGCCATGAGGCGGTGAGCGCGGCGGAGGGCTCCGTGCCGCCCGCGGCGAGGGCCGGGCTCAGCTCGGTGAGGCAGGCCCGGTGGCTGGCGAGCAGCGGGCGGGCCGCCTCGGGCAGCTCCTCGAACCGGCGCAGCTCCCCGTCGAGCAGGTGGGCGTAGAAGCCCGGGGGCCGGCGCACCGTCTGCGCCGCGTTGTTGATGAGGATGTCCAGCCGCGAGTGCGTCTGCTCGATGTGCCGGGCGAAAATCTCCACGCTGGGCGCGTGGCGCAAATCCAGCCCGTGGATGTGCAGCCGGTGGGACCACTCCGCGAAGTCCGGCTCCAGCATGTAGCGCCGCGCCGAGTCCTGGGGAAAGCGCGTGGTGGCGATGACGGTGGCGCCCGAGCGCAGCAGCATCAGCGACGCCTGGAAGCCAATCTTCACCCGCGCGCCGGTGATGAGCGCGACCTTGCCGGACAAGGGCGCGCGCTGGGTGCGCTTGGCGTAGTTGAAGTCCGCGCACTCGATGCACATCGCGTCGTAGAAGAAGTGCAGCTTGCGGTACTCCGCCTTGCACACGTAGCACTTGCGCGGCACCTCCAGCAGGCGCTCGGGGCCCTCCTCGACGGGGACCTCGCCGGCTGGGAGCAGGGGCGCGTTGAAGATGGGGGCGCGGCGCATCGTGCGGATGCGGGTGCTGGCGCGCACCTCCCGGTCCTTGGTCTGCTTGTCGTGGCGCTTCTCGCGCCGCAGGGCCTTCTCCAGGCGGGACTTCGCGGTGCGGTCCGGCATGACGATGCGGCCGGCGGCGATGAGCAGGGCGCGCTTGTCCTCCTCGGGCAGCTTGGCCAGGAGGATGCGGTCCTCGGCCATGGCCTCCAGGAGGCGGGTGCACCGACGGACCTCGTCGAGCGAGGCGTGGGCTTCGGGGGGCGGGGCGGCGTCGAGCGCGGGCGAGGTTGTCTCAGCGTCCTTCATGGCCGTCGGTGCATATCCCGGAGGGGGGCCTCGAAGAAAGGACCGCTCGCCGGCCCTCCCTGGAAGGAGGGGGGACGGCCGGGCGTCAGTGCCAGGTGACCCGGCCGCTACCGTCCACGTCGATGTCCCGCAGGGAGGCGCTCCCCCAGAGCTCCACGTCCCCGGAGCCCTCGAGCGAGACCTTCACGCTGCCCCCCTCGACGCTGGCCG
This region includes:
- a CDS encoding SDR family NAD(P)-dependent oxidoreductase, which translates into the protein MKDAETTSPALDAAPPPEAHASLDEVRRCTRLLEAMAEDRILLAKLPEEDKRALLIAAGRIVMPDRTAKSRLEKALRREKRHDKQTKDREVRASTRIRTMRRAPIFNAPLLPAGEVPVEEGPERLLEVPRKCYVCKAEYRKLHFFYDAMCIECADFNYAKRTQRAPLSGKVALITGARVKIGFQASLMLLRSGATVIATTRFPQDSARRYMLEPDFAEWSHRLHIHGLDLRHAPSVEIFARHIEQTHSRLDILINNAAQTVRRPPGFYAHLLDGELRRFEELPEAARPLLASHRACLTELSPALAAGGTEPSAALTASWRSHDPGLGIHSAAALSLVPYALENEGDTSALFPQGRLDADEQQVDLRDMNSWRLKLADVSTSEMLEVHLVNAVAPFILCGKLKPLMTRNRTTPGHIVNVSAMEGSFSRGTKTDRHPHTNMAKAALNMMTLTSAADYAKDRIYMNAVDTGWVTDEDPAVFSQRKVEDLDFQPPLDIIDGAARIIDPVTTAENTGDYSWGNFFKDYRLTNW